One Pyrus communis chromosome 4, drPyrComm1.1, whole genome shotgun sequence genomic region harbors:
- the LOC137731523 gene encoding F-box/kelch-repeat protein At1g16250-like, with protein sequence MESLHRCIIPGLSDDLALRCLAKLSHGYHGLLETVSKTWRDLLRSSDYANYKARKGWCGDWLFVLTEGSNNEWVAYDPEADRWHPLPKIPTAHGDWKHFGFSSIAVCNRFFVIGGSYAQNDPPVPHQKSLVTNGVMQFDPFKKQWTSVASMLTPRTHFACSVVSGKIYVVGGRNLSCTRGLALAEVYDPVANKWEELPPMLNPQMDCLGLSCKGRFHVLSDQVGLPDQNTSEVFTPSDGTWRTVEDIWPFSRAMQFAAQVIGDNRIYTVVDWGESLIKTRDTEKGEWYTIGSVPSVIFHDHPRPLEAFGYGFAALRHELYVMGGKALKWEQSGAGRFDIVKLGLVRVCNPSAKPLKWRETRPMIGSARGTVIGCASMEEEPSFLTR encoded by the exons AT GGAGTCTTTGCACCGATGTATTATTCCTGGATTGTCTGATGATTTGGCGTTGAGATGCTTGGCAAAGTTGTCTCATGGGTACCATGGATTGCTTGAAACTGTCTCAAAGACGTGGAGAGATTTATTACGCAGCTCGGACTATGCCAACTATAAAGCTAGAAAAGGATGGTGTGGCGACTGGCTGTTTGTTCTTACAGAAGGATCTAACAATGAGTGGGTTGCTTATGATCCTGAAGCTGATAGGTGGCATCCTTTGCCAAAGATTCCCACCGCTCATGGTGACTGGAAACACTTTGGATTTTCAAGTATTGCTGTCTGCAACCGATTTTTCGTTATTGGAGGGTCCTATGCGCAGAATGATCCACCGGTTCCCCACCAAAAGTCTTTGGTAACAAATGGGGTGATGCAGTTTGATCCGTTTAAGAAACAATGGACCAGTGTGGCAAGCATGCTTACACCGCGTACTCATTTTGCATGTAGTGTTGTTTCTGGTAAAATTTACGTTGTTGGGGGCCGCAACTTATCTTGCACCCGAGGGCTTGCTCTTGCCGAGGTTTATGATCCTGTGGCTAATAA ATGGGAGGAGTTGCCACCCATGCTCAATCCTCAGATGGACTGCTTAGGCTTGTCATGCAAAGGCAGATTTCATGTTCTCAGTGATCAAGTAGGCCTGCCAGACCAAAATACCTCTGAGGTTTTTACTCCATCCGATGGAACATGGCGCACTGTGGAAGACATCTGGCCTTTTTCTAGGGCAATGCAATTTGCAGCTCAGGTGATCGGAGATAATCGAATATATACTGTTGTAGACTGGGGCGAGAGCTTGATTAAAACAAGGGATACTGAAAAGGGGGAGTGGTACACCATAGGCTCAGTTCCGTCGGTGATTTTTCATGATCACCCTCGGCCGCTGGAGGCTTTTGGCTACGGTTTTGCTGCCTTAAGGCACGAACTATATGTAATGGGAGGGAAGGCTCTCAAGTGGGAACAATCTGGTGCCGGGAGGTTTGACATTGTGAAGTTGGGTTTGGTGAGGGTTTGCAATCCATCGGCTAAGCCATTAAAATGGAGGGAAACTAGACCGATGATTGGGTCAGCTCGTGGCACCGTTATAGGGTGTGCATCCATGGAAGAAGAACCTTCATTTTTAACACGGTGA
- the LOC137731522 gene encoding uncharacterized protein isoform X1 translates to MGKGIWIHWAIMALHVVAILLFTRGFLLTRTELPFYSNCSDASQSPCSYSVPETQNRNDTVEPNQQRCWSKPAVGRLVIIVFDALRFDFVAPSTFFQELKPWMNKLQLIQDLAARNASSALIFKAIADPPTTSLQRLKGLTTGGLPTFIDVGNSFGAPAIVEDNLIHQLAKNGKRVVMMGDDTWTQLFPHHFEKSFPYPSFNVRDLDTVDNGCIDHLLPFLYQEDWDVLIAHFLGVDHAGHIFGVDSVQMIEKLEQYNNVLLKVVEALERQSAPGGIHDNTLLLVMGDHGQTVNGDHGGGSAEEVETSMFAVSFKNPPSPIPLEFDTSSCELDLDGRNICASSFQQLDFAVTISALLGIPFPFGSIGRVNPQLYALGAGTWNFEDSVGNSQSHSKLEQWMLNYANVLCTNSWQVKRYIDIYSASSVIGFSHEDLLHIADMYAKAEEKWSHTTKKLLSHEKESQNELLPALKRQIDLYSDFLASVAELARSKWTEFNLKMMGAGLGIMLMSLLMHFIAIKKVKEQYGFSFTSSGDSGISFGLIFSCFMVVMRACSFLSNSFILEEGKAACFLLATTGLIKMRYSIMKKKMILEAFVFLLLITICRFTIEVGMSKQAPSSEIINAYPSWMLRITSGFPVWNILAGVLPVVALILLAILLRKAITGSSSEGIWKYIVIGTNISYILIAVHWASESNILNLDEVLKGNGRNNLPRLIYAIGFGQLFLLAFNQFFNKGKSSDCSKVLYIKTVAMFSAWSSTVILLLGKQGPWIALAFLIGGYCIMRLDNIELDAKDGGSWNTSLDPVPVTQWSLFAVCLFFCTGHWCAFDGLRYGAAFIGFDEFVLGPQAILLTMDTFGFSLILPIFGLPFLVARLGQTEKGKKFMLTRLSLVYMIYGVITATSVTATVICVAMHRRHLMVWGLFAPKFVFDVAGLILTDILVCVASHYYFSQVEDDDALQDPFSEK, encoded by the exons ATGGGTAAAGGAATATGGATTCACTGGGCGATCATGGCGCTTCACGTCGTCGCCATTCTCTTATTCACCAGAGGTTTTCTTCTCACCCGGACGGAGCTTCCCTTTTACAGCAACTGCTCCGACGCTTCCCAATCGCCTTGCTCATACTCCGTTCCAGAAACCCAGAACCGGAATGACACCGTTGAGCCGAATCAGCAGCGTTGCTGGAGCAAGCCTGCTGTTGGGCGGCTTGTAATCATCGTTTTCGACGCTCTCAG GTTTGATTTTGTAGCTCCGAGTACTTTCTTTCAGG AATTGAAGCCATGGATGAACAAATTACAGCTTATACAAGACCTAGCAGCTAGAAATGCATCGTCTGCTCTGATTTTCAAAGCCATAGCTGATCCGCCCACGACGAGTTTGCAGCGTTTGAAG GGCTTGACAACCGGTGGATTGCCGACTTTTATTGATGTTGGGAACAGCTTTGGTGCTCCAGCTATAGTTGAAGATAACTTGATACATCAG TTGGCTAAAAATGGAAAGCGAGTTGTGATGATGGGGGATGATACATGGACGCAGTTGTTTCCTCATCACTTTGAAAAATCTTTTCCTTACCCCTCTTTTAATGTTAGAGATCTTGATACG GTGGACAACGGATGCATTGACCACCTTCTTCCATTCTTGTACCAAGAAGATTGGGATGTTCTTATCGCACACTTTCTTGGAGTG GATCATGCTGGGCACATATTTGGGGTTGATTCTGTGCAAATGATAGAAAAGTTGGAGCAATATAACAACGTCTTGCTG AAAGTAGTTGAAGCATTGGAGAGGCAGTCTGCGCCAGGGGGCATACATGACAATACTCTTCTACTTGTGATGGGCGATCATGGTCAGACTGTGAATGGAGATCATGGTGGAGGAAGTGCTGAAGAG GTTGAGACATCCATGTTTGCTGTGAGCTTTAAGAATCCTCCATCTCCCATACCATTAGAGTTTGATACTTCATCTTGTGAACTAGACTTG GATGGGAGGAATATATGTGCCAGTTCCTTCCAGCAG CTTGACTTTGCAGTGACAATATCGGCGCTTCTTGGTATCCCCTTTCCTTTTGGAAG tATTGGGCGAGTTAATCCTCAGCTATACGCTTTAGGTGCTGGAACATGGAATTTTGAAGATAGTGTGGGCAATTCCCAAAGTCATTCAAAGTTGGAACAATGGATGCTGAATTATGCCAATGTACTCTGCACCAATTCTTGGCAG GTAAAAAGATATATAGATATTTATTCAGCTTCATCAGTTATTGGATTTTCCCACGAAGACTTGTTACACATAGCAGACATGTATGCTAAAGCAGAAGAGAAATGGTCACATACTACAAAGAAATTGCTGTCACATGAAAAGGAAAGCCAGAATGAATTATTGCCTGCTCTTAAGAGGCAAATTGATTTGTATTCTGATTTCCTGGCAAGTGTTGCTGAACTTGCACGCTCCAAATGGACCGAGTTTAATTTAAAGATGATGGGTGCTGGACTTGGCATTATGTTGATGTCActtcttatgcattttattgCAATTAAGAAAGTGAAAGAGCAATatggtttttcttttacttCATCTGGAGATTCTGGGATATcctttggtttaattttttcttgttttatggTGGTGATGCGTGCATGCAGCTTCCTCTCGAATAGTTTTATCT TGGAAGAAGGAAAAGCTGCATGCTTTCTTTTGGCCACAACTGGACTGATTAAGATGCGATATTCAatcatgaagaagaagatgattttAGAA gcatttgttttccttcttctgaTCACCATTTGCAGATTTACTATTGAAGTTGGAATGTCAAAGCAGGCTCCTAGTTCTGAAATTATTAATGCATATCCTTCGTGGATGCTCAGGATCACTTCAGGGTTTCCAGTTTGGAATATTCTCGCTGGAGTTTTACCAGTAGTTGCCCTGATTCTATTGGCAATCTTGCTGCGCAAGGCTATTACTGGAAGCTCTTCTGAGGGGATTTGGAAGTATATTGTCATAGGAACTAATATAAGTTATATACTAATAGCAGTGCATTGGGCTTCAGAAAGTAACATATTGAATCTGGACGAGGTGCTTAAAGGCAATGGAAGAAATAACCTTCCTCGACTGATATATGCCATTGGATTTGGACAGTTGTTTTTACTAGCATTTAATCAGTTTTTCAATAAGGGGAAATCCTCAGATTGCAGCAAAGTCTTATATATTAAAACAGTGGCCATGTTTTCTGCCTGGAGCTCAACAGTCATTCTTCTGTTGGGAAAGCAGGGGCCCTGGATTGCTTTAGCATTCCTTATTGGAG GTTATTGCATAATGAGGCTGGATAACATAGAACTGGATGCCAAAGATGGAGGCAGTTGGAATACGTCGCTTGATCCTGTCCCTGTAACTCAATGGAGCCTTTTTGCTGTGTGCCTGTTTTTCTGCACTGGTCATTG GTGTGCTTTTGATGGCCTCCGATACGGTGCTGCATTTATTGG GTTCGATGAGTTCGTCCTAGGTCCCCAAGCAATCCTCCTTACAATGGACACATTTGGTTTTTCTCTCATCCTTCCAATATTTGGACTTCCATTTCTTGTTGCACGCCTGGGTCAGACCGAGAAAGGAAAGAAATTCATGCTCACGCGATTATCTCTA GTGTATATGATTTATGGGGTCATCACGGCCACTTCGGTCACAGCCACTGTAATATGCGTTGCAATGCATAGGCGGCATCTAATG GTATGGGGTTTATTTGCTCCTAAGTTTGTTTTCGATGTGGCTGGTCTTATCCTCACGGACATACTCGTTTGTGTGGCGTCACATTACTATTTCAGTCAAGTAGAAGATGATGATGCTCTACAAGACCCGTTCAGCGAAAAATAG
- the LOC137731522 gene encoding uncharacterized protein isoform X2 yields the protein MGKGIWIHWAIMALHVVAILLFTRGFLLTRTELPFYSNCSDASQSPCSYSVPETQNRNDTVEPNQQRCWSKPAVGRLVIIVFDALRFDFVAPSTFFQELKPWMNKLQLIQDLAARNASSALIFKAIADPPTTSLQRLKGLTTGGLPTFIDVGNSFGAPAIVEDNLIHQLAKNGKRVVMMGDDTWTQLFPHHFEKSFPYPSFNVRDLDTVDNGCIDHLLPFLYQEDWDVLIAHFLGVDHAGHIFGVDSVQMIEKLEQYNNVLLKVVEALERQSAPGGIHDNTLLLVMGDHGQTVNGDHGGGSAEEVETSMFAVSFKNPPSPIPLEFDTSSCELDLDGRNICASSFQQLDFAVTISALLGIPFPFGSIGRVNPQLYALGAGTWNFEDSVGNSQSHSKLEQWMLNYANVLCTNSWQVKRYIDIYSASSVIGFSHEDLLHIADMYAKAEEKWSHTTKKLLSHEKESQNELLPALKRQIDLYSDFLASVAELARSKWTEFNLKMMGAGLGIMLMSLLMHFIAIKKVKEQYGFSFTSSGDSGISFGLIFSCFMVVMRACSFLSNSFILEEGKAACFLLATTGLIKMRYSIMKKKMILEAFVFLLLITICRFTIEVGMSKQAPSSEIINAYPSWMLRITSGFPVWNILAGVLPVVALILLAILLRKAITGSSSEGIWKYIVIGTNISYILIAVHWASESNILNLDEVLKGNGRNNLPRLIYAIGFGQLFLLAFNQFFNKGKSSDCSKVLYIKTVAMFSAWSSTVILLLGKQGPWIALAFLIGGYCIMRLDNIELDAKDGGSWNTSLDPVPVTQWSLFAVCLFFCTGHWCAFDGLRYGAAFIG from the exons ATGGGTAAAGGAATATGGATTCACTGGGCGATCATGGCGCTTCACGTCGTCGCCATTCTCTTATTCACCAGAGGTTTTCTTCTCACCCGGACGGAGCTTCCCTTTTACAGCAACTGCTCCGACGCTTCCCAATCGCCTTGCTCATACTCCGTTCCAGAAACCCAGAACCGGAATGACACCGTTGAGCCGAATCAGCAGCGTTGCTGGAGCAAGCCTGCTGTTGGGCGGCTTGTAATCATCGTTTTCGACGCTCTCAG GTTTGATTTTGTAGCTCCGAGTACTTTCTTTCAGG AATTGAAGCCATGGATGAACAAATTACAGCTTATACAAGACCTAGCAGCTAGAAATGCATCGTCTGCTCTGATTTTCAAAGCCATAGCTGATCCGCCCACGACGAGTTTGCAGCGTTTGAAG GGCTTGACAACCGGTGGATTGCCGACTTTTATTGATGTTGGGAACAGCTTTGGTGCTCCAGCTATAGTTGAAGATAACTTGATACATCAG TTGGCTAAAAATGGAAAGCGAGTTGTGATGATGGGGGATGATACATGGACGCAGTTGTTTCCTCATCACTTTGAAAAATCTTTTCCTTACCCCTCTTTTAATGTTAGAGATCTTGATACG GTGGACAACGGATGCATTGACCACCTTCTTCCATTCTTGTACCAAGAAGATTGGGATGTTCTTATCGCACACTTTCTTGGAGTG GATCATGCTGGGCACATATTTGGGGTTGATTCTGTGCAAATGATAGAAAAGTTGGAGCAATATAACAACGTCTTGCTG AAAGTAGTTGAAGCATTGGAGAGGCAGTCTGCGCCAGGGGGCATACATGACAATACTCTTCTACTTGTGATGGGCGATCATGGTCAGACTGTGAATGGAGATCATGGTGGAGGAAGTGCTGAAGAG GTTGAGACATCCATGTTTGCTGTGAGCTTTAAGAATCCTCCATCTCCCATACCATTAGAGTTTGATACTTCATCTTGTGAACTAGACTTG GATGGGAGGAATATATGTGCCAGTTCCTTCCAGCAG CTTGACTTTGCAGTGACAATATCGGCGCTTCTTGGTATCCCCTTTCCTTTTGGAAG tATTGGGCGAGTTAATCCTCAGCTATACGCTTTAGGTGCTGGAACATGGAATTTTGAAGATAGTGTGGGCAATTCCCAAAGTCATTCAAAGTTGGAACAATGGATGCTGAATTATGCCAATGTACTCTGCACCAATTCTTGGCAG GTAAAAAGATATATAGATATTTATTCAGCTTCATCAGTTATTGGATTTTCCCACGAAGACTTGTTACACATAGCAGACATGTATGCTAAAGCAGAAGAGAAATGGTCACATACTACAAAGAAATTGCTGTCACATGAAAAGGAAAGCCAGAATGAATTATTGCCTGCTCTTAAGAGGCAAATTGATTTGTATTCTGATTTCCTGGCAAGTGTTGCTGAACTTGCACGCTCCAAATGGACCGAGTTTAATTTAAAGATGATGGGTGCTGGACTTGGCATTATGTTGATGTCActtcttatgcattttattgCAATTAAGAAAGTGAAAGAGCAATatggtttttcttttacttCATCTGGAGATTCTGGGATATcctttggtttaattttttcttgttttatggTGGTGATGCGTGCATGCAGCTTCCTCTCGAATAGTTTTATCT TGGAAGAAGGAAAAGCTGCATGCTTTCTTTTGGCCACAACTGGACTGATTAAGATGCGATATTCAatcatgaagaagaagatgattttAGAA gcatttgttttccttcttctgaTCACCATTTGCAGATTTACTATTGAAGTTGGAATGTCAAAGCAGGCTCCTAGTTCTGAAATTATTAATGCATATCCTTCGTGGATGCTCAGGATCACTTCAGGGTTTCCAGTTTGGAATATTCTCGCTGGAGTTTTACCAGTAGTTGCCCTGATTCTATTGGCAATCTTGCTGCGCAAGGCTATTACTGGAAGCTCTTCTGAGGGGATTTGGAAGTATATTGTCATAGGAACTAATATAAGTTATATACTAATAGCAGTGCATTGGGCTTCAGAAAGTAACATATTGAATCTGGACGAGGTGCTTAAAGGCAATGGAAGAAATAACCTTCCTCGACTGATATATGCCATTGGATTTGGACAGTTGTTTTTACTAGCATTTAATCAGTTTTTCAATAAGGGGAAATCCTCAGATTGCAGCAAAGTCTTATATATTAAAACAGTGGCCATGTTTTCTGCCTGGAGCTCAACAGTCATTCTTCTGTTGGGAAAGCAGGGGCCCTGGATTGCTTTAGCATTCCTTATTGGAG GTTATTGCATAATGAGGCTGGATAACATAGAACTGGATGCCAAAGATGGAGGCAGTTGGAATACGTCGCTTGATCCTGTCCCTGTAACTCAATGGAGCCTTTTTGCTGTGTGCCTGTTTTTCTGCACTGGTCATTG GTGTGCTTTTGATGGCCTCCGATACGGTGCTGCATTTATTGGGTGA